From a single Bacillus sp. NEB1478 genomic region:
- a CDS encoding CsxC family protein — MSVSPFPRSVSTNFCKANIVDPFIVSAHGTIIKTPVVLQAFSVQLPMHAKIAFPKGEEVLEIKQIKKRVFITQCRLVQPKGSTATGNLFLSGFVRKNIQYAANPVVDCKKEVLSTINSLTVELPFDCVVQIESFRTPPVGPFFDSQDEFGFFTSTPLGAGFPEKDRLEGTDLSQFHQLSTQFFNELPFCEIIRADITEFDESLDRIRFTEPVPCEIECRVIKCRSCHERKCKWCKDSGRINQRSSLFDHSHSSMSYKKCNRCNEGKPKRCEKCAKCTCKKCNRKPLMREGTFTELSEKMILDLTLKLLQNQQVLLD, encoded by the coding sequence ATGAGTGTTAGCCCATTTCCTAGATCTGTATCAACAAATTTTTGTAAAGCAAACATTGTAGACCCTTTTATTGTATCTGCTCATGGCACTATTATTAAAACTCCAGTCGTTTTACAGGCATTTTCGGTACAATTACCGATGCATGCTAAAATAGCATTTCCAAAAGGAGAAGAAGTTCTCGAAATTAAACAAATCAAAAAACGAGTTTTCATCACTCAATGTCGTCTTGTTCAACCCAAGGGCAGCACCGCAACAGGTAACCTTTTTCTCAGCGGGTTTGTCCGCAAAAATATTCAATATGCGGCTAATCCTGTAGTAGACTGCAAGAAAGAAGTGCTATCGACCATCAATTCGTTAACGGTCGAGTTACCTTTTGACTGTGTAGTTCAAATTGAAAGTTTTCGAACACCCCCTGTTGGACCCTTCTTCGACTCGCAGGATGAATTTGGTTTTTTTACTTCCACTCCCCTTGGTGCTGGATTTCCAGAAAAAGATCGTTTGGAAGGAACTGACCTGTCTCAATTCCATCAATTAAGTACCCAATTCTTCAATGAGCTTCCATTCTGTGAAATTATCCGTGCGGATATCACAGAGTTCGATGAATCCCTTGATCGCATACGTTTTACTGAACCTGTACCATGTGAAATAGAGTGCAGAGTAATAAAATGCCGCAGCTGTCATGAAAGAAAATGTAAATGGTGTAAGGATTCAGGGAGAATTAATCAAAGATCATCATTATTTGACCATTCCCATAGTTCTATGAGTTATAAAAAATGTAATCGGTGTAATGAAGGGAAACCAAAACGATGTGAAAAATGTGCTAAGTGTACTTGCAAAAAATGCAATAGAAAACCGTTAATGAGAGAAGGTACATTTACAGAGTTGTCAGAGAAAATGATACTAGACTTAACCCTCAAACTGCTTCAGAATCAGCAAGTTTTATTGGATTGA
- a CDS encoding CsxC family protein → MSVQPFPRTTSTNHCEATNVTPRPIAASPDPIIKVPVVLQEVSVQIPAHAEITFPAGQRVLEIKTIGKKVFTTQCRLVNRPPTAAEIADPSTFSAKLFIAGFVRKNIQYAANPTVDAQGEILSAINSLTVEVPWSCVAEINGFLNAPVGPFTDQRADFGFLVSQPLPNDMNFAVKDRLEGSDLSQFHQVSTQFFNELPFCELIQADIIEFDESLDRIPLTGGTGDQQIVGEGTFTRLSEKMIVDLTLKLLQKQQVRIDSLGPANG, encoded by the coding sequence ATGTCTGTTCAACCATTTCCACGTACCACCTCAACTAATCATTGTGAGGCAACAAATGTCACGCCACGTCCAATTGCTGCAAGTCCAGATCCAATCATTAAAGTGCCTGTAGTCTTACAGGAAGTATCGGTTCAAATTCCGGCACATGCTGAAATTACTTTTCCAGCTGGTCAACGAGTACTAGAGATTAAAACAATTGGGAAAAAGGTATTCACTACTCAATGCCGTCTTGTAAACCGTCCCCCAACAGCAGCCGAAATTGCTGACCCTTCCACTTTTAGTGCTAAGCTTTTTATAGCCGGTTTTGTACGCAAAAATATTCAATATGCTGCTAACCCTACAGTCGATGCTCAAGGGGAAATTCTATCCGCTATTAATTCATTGACAGTTGAAGTTCCTTGGAGTTGTGTAGCTGAAATCAATGGTTTCCTAAACGCCCCTGTCGGACCATTCACTGATCAAAGAGCGGATTTCGGCTTTTTGGTTTCTCAACCCCTTCCAAATGATATGAATTTCGCTGTAAAGGATCGTTTAGAGGGTTCTGACCTTTCTCAATTCCATCAAGTCAGCACTCAGTTCTTTAACGAGCTTCCGTTCTGTGAACTTATCCAAGCCGATATTATCGAATTCGATGAGTCCTTAGACCGCATACCTTTAACTGGAGGAACTGGAGATCAACAAATCGTTGGCGAAGGTACGTTCACACGTCTTTCTGAAAAAATGATTGTAGATCTTACACTAAAACTATTGCAAAAGCAACAAGTCCGTATTGACTCTTTGGGTCCTGCAAACGGCTAA
- the fabI gene encoding enoyl-ACP reductase FabI has product MYQLSLKDKTFVVMGVANKRSIAWGIAQSLSNAGARLIFTYAGERLEKNVRDLAESLDSNDSIVLPCDITNDEEIKKTFADIKEQVGVIHGLAHCIAFANTEELKGEYLNTTRDGFLLAHNISAYSLTAVVKEARPLMTEGGSIITLTYLGGERVVSNYNVMGVAKAALDASVKYLANDVGKDGIRVNAISAGPIRTLAAKGIGDFNSVLKEIEERSPLRKANTQEEVGDAALFLMSDLARGITGEILHVDSGYNIIAR; this is encoded by the coding sequence ATGTATCAATTATCATTAAAAGATAAAACTTTTGTCGTAATGGGAGTAGCGAATAAGCGCAGTATTGCTTGGGGAATCGCTCAGTCTCTATCAAATGCAGGTGCCCGCTTAATTTTTACATATGCAGGTGAAAGACTAGAGAAGAACGTACGTGATCTTGCTGAATCATTAGATAGCAATGACTCAATAGTATTGCCTTGTGATATCACAAATGATGAAGAAATCAAGAAAACTTTTGCAGACATTAAAGAACAAGTTGGCGTTATTCATGGCCTTGCACACTGTATCGCATTTGCAAATACAGAAGAATTGAAAGGCGAATATTTGAATACAACACGTGATGGGTTTTTATTAGCTCACAACATCTCTGCTTATTCATTAACAGCAGTCGTTAAAGAAGCTCGTCCATTAATGACTGAAGGCGGAAGCATTATTACTCTAACTTACCTTGGGGGAGAAAGAGTTGTTTCCAATTATAATGTAATGGGTGTAGCAAAAGCCGCGTTAGATGCGAGTGTTAAATATCTTGCTAACGATGTTGGGAAAGATGGCATCCGAGTTAACGCGATATCGGCAGGTCCAATCCGAACGTTGGCTGCAAAAGGAATCGGTGATTTCAACTCAGTACTAAAAGAGATTGAAGAAAGATCGCCGCTTCGTAAAGCAAACACGCAAGAAGAAGTTGGAGATGCTGCATTATTCCTTATGAGTGATTTGGCTCGCGGTATAACAGGGGAAATCCTCCACGTAGACAGCGGATATAACATCATCGCACGATAA